One Streptomyces sp. SAI-135 DNA segment encodes these proteins:
- a CDS encoding antibiotic biosynthesis monooxygenase has translation MTTETVEYIRYRIPEDRSAEFLSAYTHASTQLAAAPQCVDYELARCEEDFEHYVLRITWTSTEDHLEGFRKSELFPDFLAEIRPYVENIEEMRHYKPTAVRGRGAAVPTLFAWAGGAEAFGRLTTVFYEKVLADDLLAPVFAGLAPDHAEHVALWLAEVFGGPSAYSETQGGHGHMVAKHLGRGITEPQRRRWVNLIQDAADEAGLPTDAEFRSAFLAYVEWGTRLAVHFSGPDAKPPAEQPVPKWNWGAAPPYQG, from the coding sequence ATGACCACAGAGACCGTCGAGTACATCCGCTACCGCATCCCGGAAGACCGCTCGGCGGAGTTCCTGTCCGCCTACACCCACGCCTCGACCCAGCTGGCCGCGGCCCCGCAGTGCGTCGACTACGAACTGGCGCGGTGCGAGGAGGACTTCGAGCACTACGTCCTGCGGATCACCTGGACCTCCACCGAGGACCACCTGGAGGGCTTCCGCAAGTCGGAGCTGTTCCCGGACTTCCTCGCCGAGATCCGGCCGTACGTCGAGAACATCGAGGAGATGCGGCACTACAAGCCCACCGCGGTCCGCGGGCGGGGCGCCGCCGTACCCACCCTGTTCGCCTGGGCGGGCGGCGCGGAGGCCTTCGGGCGGCTCACCACGGTGTTCTACGAGAAGGTCCTGGCCGACGACCTGCTCGCCCCGGTGTTCGCGGGCCTGGCCCCCGACCACGCCGAGCACGTCGCCCTGTGGCTCGCGGAGGTCTTCGGCGGGCCGTCCGCCTACTCGGAGACCCAGGGCGGCCACGGCCACATGGTCGCCAAGCACCTCGGCCGCGGCATCACCGAGCCGCAGCGCCGCCGCTGGGTGAACCTCATCCAGGACGCCGCCGACGAGGCCGGCCTGCCCACCGACGCGGAGTTCCGCTCGGCGTTCCTCGCCTACGTGGAGTGGGGCACCCGGCTCGCGGTCCACTTCTCGGGACCGGACGCCAAGCCGCCCGCCGAGCAGCCGGTGCCGAAGTGGAACTGGGGGGCGGCACCGCCGTACCAGGGCTGA